The following coding sequences lie in one Deltaproteobacteria bacterium genomic window:
- a CDS encoding methyltransferase — protein sequence MDARFDTDRLATISDETLTGLRDAFTRAGYDASATAACEAIAPRLLDGVRVPAVLHELSRRGDVRSTLAALFAYDGPVPRTAAVAALGETVVAALCEAGVLRGDQTVRSRLRVQPYYGMWIASTPFEVDVDPVMGPGATTEELARSLAFDGVGSLLDIGCGAGTLALLARRAGVAEVVGVDIDPRAIAFAHFNGRLNQLTCEWHVGDLAAPVRGRRFDAIVSQPAYVARPDDGDTVTFLHGGARGDELAQRLLGQLFDGLAEGGRAWVLFDATASDGAALVEWIQAAVGARPLELAVVAMRGADAVMQSIAYASLEDRELGPRYREQQRRYRDHFARLGVERVRHTLLFARRGRDQGRLVMLEPGALVGFEASALMALIDGAAAAGASDDALLSMTVRPSPVALLVHEQSLGDDGGDKVFVRFRDGAGVDRELSETSTLLLTSIRDTANLVDALALHADTLGVDVDDIEQDALAFIRDGLRTGLLVCAPPPGQPS from the coding sequence ATGGATGCGCGCTTCGACACCGATCGACTGGCGACGATCTCCGACGAGACCCTGACCGGCTTGCGCGATGCGTTCACGCGCGCGGGATATGACGCCTCCGCGACCGCAGCCTGCGAGGCGATCGCTCCCCGGCTGCTCGATGGCGTGCGGGTACCCGCGGTGCTGCACGAGCTGTCGCGCCGGGGTGACGTGCGCTCGACGTTGGCCGCGTTGTTCGCCTACGACGGTCCGGTGCCGCGCACCGCGGCCGTGGCCGCGCTCGGCGAGACCGTGGTGGCCGCGCTGTGCGAGGCGGGCGTGCTGCGGGGTGACCAGACGGTGCGCTCGCGACTGCGGGTGCAACCGTACTACGGCATGTGGATCGCATCGACGCCGTTCGAGGTGGACGTCGACCCGGTCATGGGCCCCGGCGCCACCACCGAGGAACTCGCGCGCTCGCTCGCGTTCGATGGCGTCGGCAGCCTGCTCGACATCGGCTGCGGTGCGGGCACGCTGGCGCTGCTGGCTCGGCGTGCCGGGGTCGCCGAGGTCGTCGGCGTCGACATCGATCCCCGCGCGATCGCGTTCGCGCACTTCAACGGCCGCCTCAACCAGCTGACGTGCGAGTGGCATGTCGGCGATCTCGCCGCGCCGGTGCGAGGACGCCGCTTCGATGCGATCGTCAGCCAGCCGGCCTACGTCGCGCGGCCCGACGACGGTGACACCGTCACGTTCCTGCACGGCGGCGCGCGTGGCGACGAGCTGGCGCAGCGGCTGCTCGGGCAGCTGTTCGATGGGCTGGCCGAGGGCGGCCGCGCGTGGGTGCTCTTCGACGCCACGGCGTCCGACGGCGCCGCGCTCGTCGAGTGGATCCAAGCGGCCGTCGGTGCGCGGCCACTCGAGCTCGCGGTGGTCGCGATGCGCGGCGCCGATGCGGTGATGCAGTCGATCGCGTACGCGTCGCTGGAGGACCGCGAGCTCGGCCCGCGCTATCGCGAGCAGCAGCGGCGCTATCGTGACCACTTCGCGCGGCTCGGTGTCGAGCGGGTCCGGCACACCTTGTTGTTCGCGCGGCGGGGCCGCGACCAGGGCCGCCTGGTCATGCTCGAGCCCGGCGCGTTGGTGGGCTTCGAGGCGTCCGCGCTGATGGCCCTCATCGATGGGGCCGCGGCCGCCGGGGCCTCCGACGACGCGTTGTTGTCGATGACGGTGCGTCCGAGCCCGGTGGCGCTGCTCGTGCACGAGCAGTCGCTCGGCGACGACGGCGGTGACAAGGTCTTCGTCCGCTTCCGCGACGGGGCGGGGGTCGACCGCGAGCTCAGCGAGACCTCGACGCTGCTGCTGACCAGCATTCGTGACACGGCGAACCTGGTGGACGCGCTGGCGCTGCACGCCGACACCCTCGGCGTCGATGTCGACGACATCGAGCAGGACGCGCTCGCGTTCATCCGCGACGGCCTGCGCACGGGCCTGTTGGTGTGCGCGCCGCCGCCGGGTCAGCCGTCGTAG